One segment of Vagococcus martis DNA contains the following:
- a CDS encoding ABC transporter permease, with translation MDFIKRALLSTKAKKGRTILLCAVFSAILIFVLAGLTIQRASVTATENAKKSIGAQVTLSANREAAMKKNQESSSGERPDPGSFSLTPVSLEDAEKIAKLDNVKSYSFVSSTSATAGDGITPISSSSAEKTETSTDDSSDDSAPNAPGGGKQGGTMEQMNQGDFQISGVVNQSMASAFEDGTAKMTSGEAITSDDVDTDNVVIEETLAEANDLKVGDTFTLKNSDDETKTYKMTIKGIYTTSESGDSMGMRFNFLNPANTIYSSYTFANTLKGDDAKGTVDSATYTLSDPKEMDTFVKEAEKLIDTDSFSLQTNDQAYQQMLTPLNNVASFAKNIVILVAIAGIIILTLIVMMTIRERCYEIGVLLSIGESRFKVILQFFSEIVVCMVVALIIATFSGNIVGNVVGEQLISQQTTQTTMNQGGPGSGQPGGGDNQAPERPSGGGMRGGFGAMGASSQEVADEIENLNISVSSTDIIKLAGLGLLISFLSILLSSLGILRLQPKKILTT, from the coding sequence ATGGATTTTATCAAGCGAGCGTTACTCAGTACGAAAGCGAAAAAAGGGCGAACGATTTTATTATGTGCGGTATTTTCTGCAATTTTAATTTTTGTTTTAGCTGGATTAACCATTCAAAGGGCTTCTGTTACTGCAACAGAAAATGCCAAAAAAAGCATTGGGGCTCAGGTCACACTGAGTGCTAATCGCGAAGCGGCTATGAAAAAAAATCAAGAATCTTCTAGCGGTGAACGTCCTGACCCAGGTAGCTTTAGTTTAACACCTGTATCATTAGAAGATGCAGAAAAAATTGCGAAGTTAGACAATGTAAAATCTTACTCATTTGTTTCCTCAACCTCTGCCACTGCTGGAGATGGTATTACACCAATATCAAGTAGCTCAGCAGAAAAAACAGAGACATCGACAGATGATTCTTCTGATGACTCAGCACCAAACGCTCCTGGTGGCGGTAAACAAGGTGGCACTATGGAACAGATGAATCAAGGAGATTTTCAAATAAGTGGTGTGGTTAATCAATCCATGGCATCTGCTTTTGAAGATGGAACCGCAAAAATGACGAGTGGTGAAGCCATTACTTCTGACGATGTTGACACTGATAATGTTGTGATTGAAGAAACTTTAGCTGAAGCCAACGACTTAAAAGTAGGCGATACCTTTACCTTAAAAAACTCTGATGATGAGACCAAAACATATAAAATGACCATAAAAGGAATTTATACAACATCAGAATCTGGCGATAGTATGGGCATGCGTTTCAACTTCTTAAATCCAGCCAATACAATTTATAGTTCATATACTTTTGCCAATACACTAAAAGGTGATGATGCAAAAGGAACAGTTGACTCTGCAACTTATACCTTATCTGATCCTAAAGAGATGGATACTTTTGTTAAAGAAGCAGAAAAACTAATTGATACGGACTCTTTTAGTCTACAAACAAATGATCAAGCTTATCAACAAATGTTAACTCCACTAAACAATGTCGCTAGTTTCGCTAAAAATATTGTCATCTTAGTGGCGATTGCTGGAATTATCATTTTAACACTGATTGTCATGATGACGATTCGTGAACGTTGCTATGAAATTGGTGTATTACTCTCAATTGGTGAATCACGTTTTAAAGTTATTTTACAATTTTTCAGTGAAATTGTTGTCTGTATGGTCGTGGCACTAATCATTGCAACGTTTAGCGGAAATATCGTAGGAAATGTCGTGGGTGAACAACTGATTAGTCAACAAACAACTCAAACGACAATGAATCAAGGTGGTCCTGGTAGTGGACAACCTGGCGGAGGAGATAATCAAGCTCCTGAAAGACCATCTGGTGGTGGTATGCGAGGTGGATTTGGTGCCATGGGGGCTAGTTCACAAGAAGTCGCAGATGAAATTGAAAATTTAAATATTTCAGTAAGTAGTACAGATATCATTAAACTCGCTGGCTTAGGACTACTCATTAGTTTCCTATCCATTCTACTATCATCACTTGGTATTTTAAGATTGCAACCAAAAAAAATATTAACTACTTAG
- a CDS encoding ABC transporter ATP-binding protein, which translates to MLKTQDIGYWYTNEQDYLYKNVDLTFDAGKMYAILGASGSGKTTFLSLIAGLDVPKEGSIYFNDKNVTSIGLRNYRKNDVSTIFQSYNLLPYMSALDNVLTAMSICQTQVNNRKEYALEHLNKVGIDESLATKPVTQLSGGQQQRVAIVRSLCCNHDLIVADEPTGNLDDQTSQDIVSLFQKVAHEQNKCIIIVTHEQDVAKKCDKVFELKNKTFELVK; encoded by the coding sequence ATGCTAAAAACACAAGATATTGGCTACTGGTACACAAATGAACAAGATTATCTTTATAAAAATGTCGATCTAACTTTTGATGCCGGAAAAATGTATGCCATCCTTGGCGCTAGTGGATCTGGTAAAACAACTTTTCTTTCGCTAATCGCTGGACTTGACGTTCCAAAAGAAGGCTCTATCTATTTTAATGATAAAAATGTGACGTCTATCGGATTACGAAATTACCGTAAAAATGATGTATCGACTATTTTTCAGTCATATAATCTGCTGCCTTACATGTCTGCTTTAGATAATGTCTTGACTGCTATGAGTATTTGCCAAACACAAGTCAATAATAGAAAAGAATACGCCCTTGAGCACTTAAATAAAGTTGGGATTGATGAGTCCTTAGCTACAAAACCTGTTACGCAACTTTCAGGAGGACAACAGCAACGTGTCGCTATCGTTCGCTCGTTATGTTGCAACCATGATTTGATCGTAGCTGATGAACCAACTGGAAATTTAGATGATCAAACGTCACAAGATATTGTTTCATTATTTCAAAAAGTCGCTCATGAACAGAATAAATGCATCATTATTGTCACTCATGAACAAGATGTTGCAAAAAAATGTGACAAAGTATTTGAATTAAAAAATAAAACATTTGAATTAGTAAAATAG
- a CDS encoding YncE family protein produces the protein MKKISLTLISLSLLLIGGCQQKSNVVTHDNLSKQEKALKEKYSDFYNLTFLSDSSKGDVYPVPGLKETVVPALDKPGKKSISHSMDPQGVTIAEDYLLISSYSHDKKHHSVIYVLDKKTHDYIKTIVLKGNPHVGGITYDPIAKNIWVCSSTDANQAELVAFSMDKLTAYDMKENYQPIIYDQEITLDGIKKSSYVTYHDKSLYVGYFSVNHKAVLEKYQFNDDGVFDTTLHGKKEMIDDDTTLSPEEKLHVGTQIQGITFYKNYMLLSRSYGDKNSKILVYELDDNDLFLEKDAIKTIEAPPYLEQISVSGNKLYTIFESGTQRFRDKKGLTVVNYVVPLDLEKMLE, from the coding sequence ATGAAAAAAATATCGTTAACTTTAATCAGCCTATCACTCCTATTAATAGGTGGTTGCCAACAAAAATCAAACGTCGTCACACATGACAATCTTTCAAAGCAAGAAAAGGCATTAAAAGAAAAATATAGTGACTTTTATAATCTGACCTTTTTATCTGATTCTTCTAAAGGAGACGTCTATCCGGTTCCAGGCTTAAAAGAAACAGTGGTTCCTGCATTGGATAAACCAGGTAAAAAAAGTATCAGTCATTCAATGGATCCTCAAGGCGTAACGATTGCAGAAGATTACTTACTAATTTCATCATACAGTCACGATAAAAAACATCATTCCGTTATTTATGTTTTAGACAAGAAAACGCATGACTATATTAAAACAATTGTTTTAAAAGGAAATCCACATGTTGGTGGAATAACATATGATCCTATCGCAAAAAATATCTGGGTATGTTCATCTACAGACGCTAATCAAGCTGAACTCGTGGCTTTTTCTATGGATAAACTCACAGCATACGATATGAAAGAAAACTATCAGCCTATTATTTATGATCAAGAAATCACGTTAGATGGCATAAAAAAATCCTCTTACGTTACCTATCATGATAAATCGTTATATGTTGGTTACTTTTCTGTCAATCACAAAGCCGTTTTAGAAAAATATCAATTTAACGACGATGGCGTATTTGATACAACATTACATGGAAAAAAAGAAATGATAGATGATGATACAACTCTTTCTCCTGAAGAAAAATTACACGTTGGAACACAAATTCAGGGTATTACTTTTTATAAAAATTATATGCTTTTATCACGTTCTTACGGGGATAAAAACTCGAAAATACTTGTCTACGAATTAGATGACAATGATTTATTCCTTGAAAAAGATGCCATAAAAACGATAGAAGCACCACCTTATTTGGAACAAATTTCCGTATCAGGTAACAAACTCTATACTATTTTTGAATCTGGTACACAACGTTTCCGAGATAAAAAAGGACTGACTGTCGTGAATTATGTTGTGCCACTTGATTTGGAGAAGATGTTAGAATAA
- a CDS encoding sigma-70 family RNA polymerase sigma factor, which translates to MINNKSDKEFFEYLYESYEQKIFYQALSVLNNKEQAEDITQEVFEQLYSDFESIKKFDDLHLKKFIIKITKNKSIDLYRKNNTQIKYLETYKTKKDKHEEDNNVNDYVDKMISEQEILDISKQLKEPYLHVFLYRVYYGLSNKEIAKIMDSKEATIRKQFERAISMVKNVIGGKRYGKE; encoded by the coding sequence ATGATAAATAACAAATCAGATAAAGAATTTTTTGAGTATTTATATGAGAGTTATGAACAGAAAATATTTTATCAAGCTTTATCAGTATTGAATAATAAAGAGCAAGCAGAAGATATTACTCAAGAAGTTTTTGAACAATTATACTCAGATTTTGAAAGTATAAAAAAATTTGATGATCTACATTTAAAAAAATTTATTATCAAAATAACAAAGAATAAATCGATTGATTTATATCGTAAAAACAATACTCAGATAAAATATCTTGAAACTTATAAAACTAAAAAAGATAAACATGAAGAAGATAATAATGTGAATGATTATGTAGATAAAATGATATCTGAACAGGAAATATTAGATATTAGTAAGCAATTAAAAGAACCATATCTTCATGTTTTTTTGTATAGAGTTTACTATGGATTATCAAATAAAGAGATAGCGAAAATAATGGATTCAAAAGAAGCAACTATACGAAAACAATTTGAGAGAGCTATAAGCATGGTAAAAAATGTGATTGGAGGAAAGAGATATGGGAAAGAATGA
- a CDS encoding MazG nucleotide pyrophosphohydrolase domain-containing protein, whose product MSKLTIEQLQKYLELKYKDTGITESLFMKLVEEIGEVAEVLNQVQGRKNKTSDSCLAYELVDVIHYTFAIAALNGINLEEAIIEKDKEGSLKYNQSPNLSEYVKNI is encoded by the coding sequence ATGAGTAAATTAACCATTGAACAATTACAAAAGTACTTAGAACTAAAATATAAGGATACGGGGATAACAGAAAGTCTTTTTATGAAATTAGTTGAAGAAATAGGTGAAGTTGCAGAAGTTCTTAACCAAGTACAAGGACGAAAAAATAAAACTTCTGATAGCTGCTTAGCATATGAACTAGTTGATGTCATTCATTATACGTTTGCTATTGCTGCTCTTAACGGTATTAACTTAGAAGAAGCTATTATTGAAAAAGATAAAGAGGGTTCACTAAAATACAACCAGTCTCCAAATCTTTCAGAATACGTAAAAAACATTTAG
- a CDS encoding class I SAM-dependent methyltransferase, whose translation MKQYLELINEPWGKMFYDIINHQLNLNNSKDLKVLDFGSGFGKTANSFAQFNIVTAIERNEEMVQNRFNNYDYEQIIADEKMLEQLPKNYYDLIICHNVLEYIDDYQKVCRIFSTLIKKDGLISIVKHNLNGTVLHNAILLDNPKKALDIFKSPIVKLS comes from the coding sequence ATGAAACAGTATTTAGAATTAATAAATGAACCATGGGGAAAAATGTTCTATGACATAATTAATCATCAATTAAATTTAAATAACTCTAAAGATTTGAAAGTATTAGATTTTGGTAGTGGTTTTGGCAAAACAGCTAATTCTTTCGCTCAATTCAATATTGTAACTGCGATTGAAAGGAATGAAGAAATGGTACAGAATAGATTTAATAACTATGATTATGAACAAATAATAGCCGATGAAAAAATGTTAGAACAGTTACCAAAGAACTACTATGATTTAATTATTTGTCATAATGTTCTTGAATATATTGATGACTATCAAAAAGTTTGCCGAATATTTTCTACACTTATAAAAAAGGATGGACTAATATCAATAGTCAAACACAATTTGAATGGTACGGTATTGCATAATGCTATTTTGTTAGATAATCCAAAAAAAGCTTTAGATATTTTCAAATCGCCGATTGTAAAATTAAGCTAG
- a CDS encoding IS30 family transposase, whose protein sequence is MTYTHLTTDELVLIEAYYHQNKKGTYVAKQLKRAKQTIYNVYKAFDEGLSALDYYKRYKNNKKNCGRRPISLSDNETEYIQKKVVQGWTPDVIIGRAEFPISCSISTLYRLFKQGLFDLTALPMKGKRKANGYKEKRGKQAFKRTIHQRNKDYQLFNNEFGHLEGDTIVGKDHKSAVITLVERLSKVIITLKPIGRRAIDIENSLNNWFKKFPCHLFKSITFDCGKEFSNWKSISNLNDIDIYFADPGTPSQRGLNENSNGLLRKDGLPKQMDFNKVEESFIQSIASKRNNIPRKSLNYKTPLEVFLSYVDNDILSSLI, encoded by the coding sequence ATGACCTATACACATCTTACTACAGACGAGCTAGTTTTGATAGAAGCTTATTACCATCAAAATAAAAAAGGAACATACGTTGCGAAACAATTGAAACGAGCAAAACAGACTATCTATAATGTTTACAAAGCTTTTGATGAGGGATTATCTGCACTAGATTACTATAAAAGATACAAAAATAATAAAAAGAATTGTGGCAGGCGTCCTATTTCTTTATCTGATAATGAAACAGAATACATTCAAAAGAAGGTTGTTCAAGGATGGACTCCAGATGTCATTATTGGTCGTGCTGAGTTTCCTATCTCATGTTCTATCAGTACTCTTTATAGATTATTTAAGCAAGGACTGTTTGATTTGACCGCATTACCTATGAAAGGTAAAAGGAAAGCGAATGGTTATAAAGAAAAAAGAGGTAAACAAGCCTTTAAAAGAACCATCCATCAACGTAATAAGGACTATCAACTCTTTAATAATGAATTTGGTCACCTTGAAGGTGACACAATTGTTGGAAAAGATCATAAAAGTGCTGTTATCACACTCGTTGAAAGACTATCGAAAGTGATTATTACGTTAAAACCAATAGGCAGACGAGCAATAGATATCGAAAATAGTTTAAATAATTGGTTTAAAAAGTTTCCATGCCATCTATTTAAATCAATCACATTCGATTGTGGTAAAGAATTTTCTAATTGGAAATCAATCAGCAATCTAAATGATATTGATATTTATTTTGCCGATCCAGGAACACCATCACAACGTGGCTTAAATGAAAACTCTAATGGGTTATTACGTAAAGATGGATTACCTAAACAAATGGATTTCAACAAAGTTGAGGAATCTTTTATCCAATCTATCGCTTCTAAAAGAAATAATATTCCTAGAAAATCATTAAACTATAAAACACCATTGGAAGTATTTTTGAGTTATGTAGACAACGATATTTTGTCTAGCTTAATTTGA
- a CDS encoding ACT domain-containing protein, translated as MKIKKLSMSLSVIQVKSISDIDLSVTPLFLGITEDELSVVLPTERMPTNVISREDSWNGFKIEGVLDFSLIGILAQISSLLADANISIFAISTYNTDYILVKTNQFDEAIKLLEKNNYQLV; from the coding sequence ATGAAAATAAAAAAATTATCTATGTCACTGTCTGTTATACAAGTAAAAAGTATTTCTGATATTGATTTATCGGTAACACCATTGTTTTTAGGAATAACAGAAGATGAATTGTCTGTTGTACTGCCTACAGAAAGAATGCCTACAAACGTTATATCTCGTGAAGATAGCTGGAATGGATTTAAAATTGAAGGAGTATTAGATTTTAGTTTGATTGGAATATTAGCTCAAATATCTTCTCTTTTAGCAGATGCTAACATTAGCATTTTTGCCATATCAACTTATAACACTGATTATATCTTAGTTAAAACAAATCAGTTTGATGAAGCGATTAAATTATTAGAAAAAAATAACTATCAATTAGTATAG
- a CDS encoding peptide chain release factor 3: MGFDQQKEVDRRRTFAIISHPDAGKTTITEQLLLFGGAIRNAGTVKGKKSGNYAKSDWMDIEKQRGISVTSSVMQFDFQGKRVNILDTPGHEDFSEDTYRTLMAVDSAVMVIDSAKGIEAQTKKLFQVCRMRGIPIFTFINKLDRDGREPLDLLEELEEVLEIDSYPMNWPIGMGKGFEGLYDIYNNRIEIHRPDRFDGERFLPLNEDRELEIDHPLKEQSIFSQVMEEVELLLEAGNEFSEEKIAKGELTPVFFGSALTNFGVETFLETFLQFAPKPSEHETKDGGEVSPYDKDFSGFVFKIQANMNPAHRDRIAFVRICSGSFEKGMEVKLARESKKIKLNNSTQFMADSREIVEEAVAGDIIGLYDTGTYQIGDTLFTGKNKIEFEDLPQFTPELFMKVTAKNVMKQKSFHKGLYQLVQEGAIQLYKTYLTEDYIIGAVGQLQFEVFKHRMLNEYNTELIMEPMGTKIARWIDPSQLDEKMSSSRNILARDRFDQPLFLFENQFAMRWFADKYPEVELKTLL, from the coding sequence ATGGGATTTGATCAACAAAAAGAAGTCGATAGAAGAAGAACATTTGCTATTATTTCGCATCCGGATGCTGGTAAAACAACAATTACGGAACAGTTACTATTGTTTGGTGGCGCAATTAGAAATGCCGGAACTGTAAAAGGAAAAAAATCTGGAAACTATGCTAAATCAGACTGGATGGATATTGAAAAACAACGTGGGATTTCGGTAACCAGTTCTGTGATGCAATTTGATTTTCAAGGCAAACGCGTGAATATTTTAGATACACCAGGACATGAGGATTTCTCGGAAGATACCTATCGTACATTGATGGCAGTTGACAGTGCAGTCATGGTCATTGATAGTGCTAAAGGGATTGAAGCACAAACAAAAAAACTTTTCCAAGTATGTCGTATGCGTGGTATTCCTATTTTTACATTCATTAATAAACTAGATAGAGATGGTCGTGAGCCACTTGATTTACTAGAAGAATTAGAAGAAGTGTTAGAAATTGATTCTTATCCAATGAACTGGCCAATTGGTATGGGAAAAGGATTTGAAGGATTATATGATATTTACAATAATCGTATAGAAATTCATCGTCCTGATCGTTTTGATGGGGAAAGATTCTTACCACTTAATGAGGATAGAGAATTAGAAATAGACCATCCATTAAAAGAGCAATCAATTTTTTCTCAAGTAATGGAAGAAGTCGAGTTATTACTTGAAGCTGGAAATGAATTTTCAGAAGAAAAAATTGCTAAAGGTGAATTAACACCAGTATTCTTTGGTTCTGCTTTGACAAACTTTGGTGTGGAAACATTTTTAGAAACGTTTTTACAATTTGCACCAAAACCAAGTGAGCATGAAACAAAAGATGGTGGCGAAGTGAGTCCTTATGACAAGGACTTTTCTGGATTTGTCTTTAAAATTCAAGCAAATATGAATCCAGCTCATAGGGATAGAATTGCATTTGTTCGGATTTGTTCAGGGAGCTTTGAAAAAGGCATGGAAGTTAAGTTAGCTCGTGAATCGAAAAAAATTAAGTTAAATAACTCAACCCAGTTTATGGCTGATTCTCGTGAAATCGTAGAAGAAGCAGTGGCTGGTGATATTATCGGGCTATATGATACAGGAACCTATCAAATTGGGGACACTTTATTCACTGGTAAAAATAAGATTGAATTTGAAGATTTACCACAATTTACGCCAGAGTTATTTATGAAAGTTACGGCGAAAAATGTGATGAAACAAAAATCATTCCACAAAGGACTTTATCAACTAGTACAAGAAGGAGCTATTCAATTATATAAAACTTATTTAACTGAGGATTATATTATTGGAGCTGTTGGACAGTTGCAGTTTGAGGTATTCAAACATCGTATGTTGAATGAGTACAATACTGAGTTAATCATGGAACCAATGGGAACAAAAATTGCTCGTTGGATTGACCCATCTCAGTTAGATGAAAAAATGAGTTCAAGTCGAAATATCTTAGCAAGAGATCGATTTGATCAACCATTATTCTTATTTGAAAATCAATTTGCGATGCGTTGGTTTGCAGATAAGTATCCAGAAGTTGAATTGAAGACGTTGTTGTGA